Part of the Arachis hypogaea cultivar Tifrunner chromosome 6, arahy.Tifrunner.gnm2.J5K5, whole genome shotgun sequence genome, GATTTGATGGTTTGCTTTAATGAGGCACGCtacttaaagcaaaggaaagtaaaAGCAAATCATTTTTAATTTGTCAAGATCACTCAAgtgcttttctttcttctctctctcattttctttcttctcttttggttATTACATAGCAAACCATGGGAGCTAAGCCTAGCCACCGAAGAGAGGAAGAAGCGCGCCACAAGACCATcaaaatgatggcaagaaaaagaaaactaactttatgctgtggctaagattctcattcacttttggtaagatttggtgatgagatcttggcttctccataccaaaaatggtggAAGAAGAtttcggccagcaaggagaagatatttggagggatggcttgtctctgatcttgctcaaccaccacaggaggtagctacagtggctacgagatggaagaggcagagataggagcagatgaagctatcatcatcatgaagcatcaagggctaggagttcatcttagagagaaagaagagatgaagggctcggattgatgaagattggtgaccaagtaaggactagaggtaattacATGTTGGGCtttgcatgggttatctcttttctctctctggccgaaccggttatgTTTTGAAGAAGAAGGAGTTTAGCTCAGTTTGTTTGATTTCAACCGTGAaggcttctccctataagtaagggtgaacagtcaggatttgattcaaggagaaagtgtgagagtgcaaGACACAAAGTTCTCaaagctacctgagctaacaaaTTTTTTCTCCTTTAATgtattctattttgtatttttctgtttaattttgtcatgtcttgagtctcatggaaaaaggcaaatagtgaggtttgtatgaaaaaatccatagagcggaaaaaggcagagagtgcaaaattaaaagaaaaagccatagatgtccttagagttcctttgtacatctgtgttgtgtgtCATAATTCTAtgagaatccccttgtaagttgggttagcactttacagttgaaagcttggcagtgaccaagtcaagttcaggattgggtttagaattctggacttgtcccagataggaagggtagttcctagggagaattggtgtatgtaatcaaagaagattatagtgaaattccatcattgttgtgatggagactggatgtaggctgcactgcacttagcagctgaaccaggatatatctgggtataaatctctttctcttttactatattttctgtttctgctgcacaggagataaaaccacaaaatatctcgtgtcaagtgacgagacaaaaagaaaagtctcgtggctagggatgagacaaaaatcaaataaatctccataagttgtttcaaagaccagcaagtgtttTGAAGTGAAAaaagggctaagattcaaccccccttctcttagccactgaaaccatcaattggtatcaaagcttggtctcaaagagatcaagctttgtagCTTGGAGAAAATATCCAGATGGCAGAAAGCAGTGACTCAAATCCAGTGTCCTACAACCTTACAGAAagacagtcaagcaacagacctcctcttttcaatggaaaaaactatacttattggaaggagaggatgaagatttttgtgcaagcagtagactacAGACTTTAGAAGATCATCCTGGAGGGTCCCCAATTCCCAACCATCACAAGTGCAGAAGGAGTAATCTCTCTCAAGCCTGAAGCAACTTGGATCGAAGAGgatagaaagaaggtggagctcaatgccaaggctatcaatctgctcaactgtgctatcagtttCGAGGAATACcaacgggtatcacgatgcacaacggcaaagaaaatgtgggacaaacttcaaataactcatgaaggaaccaccgttgtaaagaagaccaggatagatatgctaaacagagagtatgaaatatttgcaatgaaggaaggagaatatattgatgaactgttcgagaGATTCAACATCATTGTTGTTGGTTTGGATGCTATGAGGATCAAGTATCCTGAATttgtgcttgtgagaagagtgttagatgtctcacaaaagagtgggaaacaaaagcattAATCATATCTGAGAGTAGTGGTTTAGATTCCATTACATATGATGACTTGAGAGGAAACCtaattgcttttgaaaacacttattcgaaaaaagattcaaaaaagaaaggaattgcttttacaTCTGTTACTAtccccctggatgatgaatccagtgataactcctctgaaaatggatttgtgttgtttgccaaaaaattcaggaaaatggtgaagttcaatgaaagaaaaagggactgatggcttcatgggaggacttggaaaatgactcagaggATGATAAAGaatccgagaccaagtcacaaccgTGCCTTATGGCCGATCATATTGATCAGGTAATCTTCCAcaaccctaacactgaagatctcCATCTTAtaatagaccacctttctgaaaaaattagatgtttcatacttgataaccaagatcttgaacaacaaatcaccattcttaaggCAAAAAATGGTTTTTCTCAAAGACAagctaagggaggccgaaactgcttgtaaccttgttgaagaaaacaagcagttaaaagcctaacttagaagctgtgaaagtgaccattctgttgttgcatatgtaaactgctttaaagaaaatgaagagttgctgaaaaagattaaaaatcttgaaaatgacttagccaagtttactcaaagttctgaaaatttaaatcaaatcttggctagtcaaaaaccattGTATGATAAAGCTGGCTTGGGATTTCACAAGAATTTCAAATCTGTTGAAAAACCTTATTTTGAAAACATAGCATCATCTTCAAATGATACAAGGTTTTaaaacccaacaagctttaacaaaacagcaacttcaaggttttgtagactatgcaaccGAAATGGCtactttcccattcaatgcttttttggtgaaagaatgattggtgacaaatttaataaagttattttttattacaatggattgggacataggagatggtttaacgtgaaaggatctaAGAAGATTTGGATAcataaggtcacttgagctcattttgtaggtttgcctagcatccaagcgaAAAgacaatatgtggtatatggacagcggatgttctaggcatatgactggaaagacaaccttcttcataaagcttgatgaatatgatggagggtttgtcactttcggtgatgatggtaaagAAAATATAGTGGCCATTGAAAAAGTTGGTAAAAgtttttcttcttgtataaatgatgttcctCTTGTTTATGGTTTGTAACATGACTTACTTAGTGttagccaattgtgtgatcttGGCTTTGAAGTTGTTTTTAGAAAGTTTGTGTGTTTGGTTGTATATGAAAAATCTGGAACTATTTTGTTTGAGGCTAAAAGGTGTAATAacgtgtatggattaactcttgaggacttgaaagaacaaaatgtgacatattttacttctcttgaatctgaaaaatggctatggcatagaaagttgggccatgctagcatgtaccaaatttctaagctagtcaagaaAATTTTGGTTAGAagaattccaaatatcaaatttgataaggatcttacttgtggtGCTTGttaattaggcaaacaagtaaaatcttcttttaaaccaaaagatggaatttcaaccaaaaggtcattagagatgttacacattgatctttttggtccaacaagaactcaaagtttaggaggtaaacactatggtctagtggtggtagatgattactctagatttggttgggtactttttcttgctcataaaaatgatgcttttcatgctttaTCAACCCTatgcaaaagaattcaaaatgaaaaagatttaaaagttgcccatttgagaagtgatcatggaaaagaatttgaaaaccaagactttgaaaaattctgtgatgattttggaattgctcatactttttcatgtcctagacccctcaacaaaatggggtggttgagagaaggaatagaaaccttcaagagatgactagggccatgttgtgtgagaatgagattccaaaatttctatgggcGGAAGttgtaaatacagcttgttatattttgaataggaccattattagaaaagggttgaagaaaactccttatgagctatggaaaggaacccctccaaatcttaagtattttcatgtttttggatgcaaatgctttgtacttaacaataaagaaaatcttggtaaatttgatctaaaatcctatgaagggatatttgttggatactccaccactagcaaggcctatagaattTACCTCAAGGAACATAGGACCATAGAGGAATGCATACATGTCTCTTTTTCTGATTCTAATTCAATTTCCAGTGCTATGATAGAAGATGATACAGATTGTGAAGATGTTGTCAACAAGGAAACTagtgaagaaaatcccaagactgctcaaaatgaagaatctgccagtccagttttgtctcgtcagattggaggagacatttccattttgtctcctgagtcagcaagagaaactgaaacagtgagacccacAAAAGCTCATCAAATCTCAACACCACTCCGGAAGCCTAGAGAatagaagtccatgaggggttatcctcatgactttatcattggtgacccctctcaaggtgtaacaaTAAGATCTTCAACCAAAAGGCAATCCGAACCAAGCAATTTTGCACTCTtatcacaaatggagcccaacaatgtgaaacaagctcttgaagatccatcatgggtcaaagccatgcaagaagagcttgctcaattcgacaagaataaagtttggacactagtacctcatccggatggaaTGGAGGAGATAAAAATTAGAGTGTGTTGAGAGGGTTATGATCAAGGGGGAGACTGCACAGAAATAAATTCTTATGGGCCCCACCAAATTTCTTTGACCCCACCCTGACCGTTTTGTTAGTTTCTCTTTGTGTAAATCACAATATCCTTTTGTTGTCtcatcaaatcttgttggaagtggttattgtcaaatcaaatctttctctttcatctaatcccttgattctaggaaaccacttttcaatttatttcaaataaaagagaaactccCTTGGTTAATAACTGCACATTAATGGTCATTAAACTCCCTCCAATTCTCTCTCCACTCCACATTTATTGCGTCCCTAACCTCCCTCCTCCCTCACTCAATTCGGTTCTCATCAACTCTTCTACTTCCACTTCTCCATTTTCtttatcatgaaaaagaaaaccgccCCTAGAAAAAGTGAAAGACTCCTCTTCTCTCAAAAACCTTCCACACCTCAAACCCACACCCACATACATATTCATTCTACCTTATCATCTTCTCCCTCACCTCCTACCAAGCAAACCGAATCCATGAGGTGAAAAGTGATTGCCTAGAAATTCTCTGGAAGGAGAAAATCTGAAAGAAAGAAGGAACCAatcgaaaaggaagaagaatcacACACTTCACCTATCCCATTACTACTGCCATCACCACCAAAGAAGGCCACACCCGGACGCAGTACTCAGAATACCAAAGGGTTTTCCTTGAATGACACCAGGGAGCCAGCAAACTTGGAGTCATTGGATTTTAAGAACAAGTTCGACAAACCACACTCTCACTATGATCCCGCCAGGTTTATCTCATGTGCTTCATACGAGTTTCacaaaaaggttttgaaaaaacgTCATCTTTGTGCCACCTATCTAGTTAATCTCGACTCTCTCACAACCAAAGGTGCCACATTGCTCCTCTATTTGAACTTCTTCAATGGACACCACTGCTGCACATTCAGAAACCGGTCTACCCCAGTTTggtacaagagttctatgccaacatGCGGCTGATTGATGGCACCATCCACTCCTATGTCAAAAGGATTCACATCACTCTGAACACTGAGGCAATTGGAACTGCCCTAGGGTATACAGATGCGGGTCCAAGAGCTTATATGACTGAGAAGTGGGATTCCCAGGTTGGCGTTATCTACAAGATTGTCCTGCAGCACATCTGTGAAAACTTATCTGGCTTGGACGGCACAACTCCGACCCACAAAGCCCTCGGTCCTACCAACTCTCTGCTCCACAGGATCATCACTCACATTCTGACCCCTCAAAGTGGTTTTCATAATAGAGTAACCTTCTCTGACTCTCTCATACTTTTTGCTCTTGTTACATCTACTCCCATATCATTTGGTTACCTTATGATCAGACACATATGGGAATCAGTTAAGAGCACCAAAAAGACAAAtctaccttatggcatgtttttaataagtatttttaaatattttaaaattgatctcTTGAATGAGGCTGTAGAAAATAAGGTATCTGTGATCAAAGGAGGAGGAGCTGTAAAGGGAACCAAGGGGAAGAAATCTGTTGCTTTGGATAGTGACTTTGAGAGTCGACCTGAATCCTCCAAGGCAACAGAATCAGTCAAAGAAATCATCACTGAATTTTCAAACATGTCGGAGCTAATGGTACAATCCCATAAGGCGGCTCGCAAGCTAGCCTATGAAAATGAAAGGGCTTGGATGAAGTGCAAGGATAGGGTGAGTCTGATGTTACAAAGCTTTGAGGAGGAGTTGGGTGCTGCTAGTGACGAAGAGGCTGATGATTCTGAGTTTCACTTATCTGATGATTAATCTATTTTTAGTATTTGATATTGGCATGTTTAGGCTCAATTGAATAATGTATTTGTCTGTTTGGATACTGTTGAACCTATGACTCTATGATACACTTTTAATATTTTGGGTATATTGGATATTTTGTTTTCTATGTCATCTTTTGCAGgtgccccttgatgccaaaagggaaagaaaatggtgctaaaaattgaaattaacaaaacaGGGATGAAATTCTTGTGACGAGGATTCATGATCTCCCTTGTTTCTTGTTTCAATATCCTGCTGTGATGATATGATTGATGTTAATAATGCATTTGATCTATCTTGGTAAAcatgattgctgctacttgatgTTTGTGATTTAGTTGATTTACCTTGGAAAAATATTTGTTGTGTTTGTGATGCATTTGATCTATCTGTGTTTCCTTGGTAAAATGTTGTTGTTTTGGATTAAGAaatatttttggcagttcctttaagctGTAATATATAAAGCTTGATAGTTGCTATGATTTGAGATGATCATGCttgatcaaaaatatttttcttcctaTGATTAATTTGCTCTGATttgttaattgaaaaatattttcaaaacagCTTGAATAGCAACCTCTCAAAatcatcaaaaatattttttggttgaTATATACACAATTGCTTTGTATGAGTTTAAGCAGAAAGtcaaattattgataacaaatgagttttgattatcattcaattttgctcataaatcaagccattcaacattacaaaattatatatgttgaataacattgctgccttaggcttgataaaaattgttacaggtataaagcttcccttggtaaaatagcatatatttagggggagccatgtgacaattagaaaggggaagaaattcaaatattcaaagggagtattctatactctaaatctttaatttctttctatttcaatttttaataatgtttgtcatcaagggggagattgatgagtttggaaaactttaatttaatttgatgatgaacaaacattattaaaaacaattaattacaaaattattaatttgatcttaattcatacttgtttaattaataattttgtgtgtGCAGATTTGCTATTGGGACGAAATGAAAAGTAGAGATCCTAAacccaataaaatcaaaatttagcCTTATGCAATTTTGTCAAATGAATGTTGGTTGAAATGTTTTATTAGCTGGGCCAGATTGAATTTTGTTACTACAAGCCCAATTATAATCCTTGCTAAGTGATCCTATGCTTGGTCCGAACCAATTGAAAAGGAAAGTAaatgtttttattgctttatatctCCAACGGATCTCAAACTTCACCAagtgatggaattcaaatttcattaaagtgaAGTTAATAAATGCATTGGAACTATGAGAGAGATTGTCATTGATTTGATGGTTTGCCTTAATGAGGCACGCTACTTAAAGCAAAGAGAAGTAAAAGCAAATCATTTTTAATTTGTCAAGATCACTCAAgtgcttttctttcttctctctcatttttctttcttctttatcggTTATTACACAACAAACCATGGGAGCTAAGCCTAGCCACCGAAGAGAGGAAGAAGCACGCCACAAGACCATcaaaatgatggcaagaaaaagaaaactaaaagtatgctgtggcctgtggctaagattctcattcacttttggtaagatttggtgatgagatcttggcttctccataccGAAAATGGTGGAAGAAGAtttcggccagcaaggagaagatctttggagggatggcttgtctctgatcttactcaaccaccacaggaggtagctacagtggctacgtgatggaagaggcagagataggAGCAGATGAAgttatcatcatcatgaagcatcaagggctaggagttcatcttggagagcaagaaaAGATGAAGGGCTTGGATTGATGAATATTGGTGACCAAGAAAGGACAAgtggtaattgcatgttgggctttgcatgggttatctcttttctctctctggccgaaccgattCTGTTTTGAAGAAGAAGGAGTTTAGCTCAGTTTGTTTGATTTCAACCGTGAATgcttctccctataagtaagggtgaatagtcagggtttgattcaaggagaaagtgtgagagtgcaaggcacagagttctcagagctacttgagctaacagattttcttctccttcaatgtattctgttttatatttttctgtttaattttgtcatgtcttgagtctcatggaaaaaggcaaatagtgaggtttgtatgaaaaatccatagagcggaaaaaggcaaagagtgcaaaattaaaagaaaaagccatagatgtccttagagtttctttgtacatctgtgttgtgtgtcatgattctgtgggaatccccttacaagttgggttagcactttacagttgaaagcttggcagtgaccaagtcaagttcaggattgggtttagaattctggacttgtcccagatagaaagggtagttcctagggagaattagtgtatgtaatcaaagatgattatagtgaaattttatcattgttgtgatggagactggatgtaggttgcactgcacttagcaactgaaccaggatatatctgggtgtaaatctctttctcttctactccattttctgtttctgctgcacaggagataaaaccgcaaaatatctcgtgccaagtgacgagacaaaaagaaaagtctcgtggctagggacaagacaaaaatcaaataaatctccagaagttgtttcaaagaccagTAAGTGTTCTGAAGTGAAAAAGggactaagattcaaccccccttctcttagccactgaaaccatcaatatTAAATATGGtttctttgaaaaagttttggatGATTAGCCGttgatttttaaaagattcataggaCGAACGATAATCATTGTCTTGAAATCAATTCTTCTCTTTAAACGTatcttcttataacaattcttaaactCTCTATTGAAAACCCTTTCGTGGTCGATGTTCTTACTCTCCTacagaatttcttttttaatgACAGGTTCAGGAAGCTTTGGCATGAAATTGCGACCAATCTAtaaacttaatatatatatatatatatatatatatatatatatatatatatatatatatatatatatatatgtatgtatgtatgttgtacTTTCTGTCTATTTAACTGAGATTTTATCTGTCGTCAATTGTTATTTTGAGATTATagtgtatttaaaaaattttgattaagtttacgtatttattattatatgaataTAATGATGTGATTAAGTGAATTACCATAAAGACTTTTTGATTTCGTAACTAAGGATTCGGTTTATATTCGCGAATgttcaatattaaataatttataatattaaattaacgaataagagataaaaaaatgtttaaactTTTAGTATAAACATAATAAAGTGTTAAAAGTAAGATGTTACACCTCGAAAATACATGATACAATGTGTGATGTGCTGATTTTACGGATAAAAGTATGTTGATTATGTGTTTGATTATATGTGTGAGTTGTCAtgtttttattgatattttttttagatactTTTATTTGTTTTGCTAGTTGATGTAATGTATATAGGTGTTGTTTATCTTTGTCTCTTTGATgacaatataaaagaaaataaataatatctattACAAACTCTTTCTCCCCTTCATCGGATCGAGTAACttagaacaataaaaaaataattaagtagTGCACTATTCTAAGTTTATTTTGAGATTCACACTCGCCTACGTAGCATatagagtaaataaaaaaatttcacaaaatatgattttttttaatttttgtatattttaaatttgtataagAATAAGTACCTTATTTTGATGGTTAGTTTAAAACTTTTCTTGGAAGGAAGTATGATATAAGTTTAACATTCTAGCAATGATAacaatacagaaaaaaaaaaaagaatttcatCCAGCACCgcacctaatatatatatatatatatatatatatatatatatatatatatatatatatatatatatatatatatatatattttatatatatatattttaatttctatctcCCATGATagggaaaatattttttattatcctCATTTTTTGTGAGAAAATATTATCTCATGGGATCCCACTGaaattattcaatttaataaaaattacattaattttagtgattgtgataaaataaatttaatatttttaagtatatgaataataaacatcaaattctcaaatattaaataaagtatgcaatacatatataattttaaaaataaaaaactagcaTTGCAGATGTTCAATAATTCATATTTAAAATGCTTAATTTCCGAGTCAAATGTTAGTGTATGACAACTCCTCTAAATTAAACCACACTTGGACAAAATAAGAGCAAGTTGGCTAATCATCATGATCTAACATTCCTGTTATTATATTCCACAATAGGCATTTATTCGAGTTTGAGGTTGTCTGATTCTGTGCTGGTCAAAGAATCGAAGGTAATCATAATGGTGGAATGCTGGTTTGTAACGCAAGGGGTGTTGTTCATCAACCATTATTTCCTCTGGTATCTCCAATATGTTGCCACAAAATGAGAATATTCCTGTTGCGTATCTTGCTTTCTTCTCCTTCATTTCTACTCTGTGTAAACATGATTTTATCCTTCCATTACTCCACACCTACAACATCAACTTCTTAATTTcaatatttcttttttcttaaaatattatttatacattaaaattaactattaaaatcagacattatatttttatatataaatatatgtataatttaatttatttttaacatatattttgtattttaatgtatattttatactcttaattaattttagtggttgattttagtatacaacTAGTAGTattgttaattattaaaataatagtaGTGGAATGAGAAAGTAGTGGAATAACAGATTAACCAATTTGTGCCAGCTCACTCTAACTACTTATTGCCATGTCAGGTGCAGCAGAATAACAGAATAACTGCCTAACAGAATATGTATGTAAGGTACCTGGAGTGCGTCACCAGCCATGACGACAAAGGAGTTGGGGGAGGCTTCAATGGCTGTCCATTGTTCTTGATCATCAGAATCATGGCTGGTCTTAACTTGCAAGCCATTGAGATTGTTAATGGGATGAAGCACTGATATGATTGACAAGTCAGTGTGAGGCTCCAACCCTAACACATTCTCATCTACGCCCTCGCTTCGTGGCTTGTACTCCAAGCAACGAAACACATACTCGCTTGTTTCTTCTATCAATGATTCGCATCGTTCCATCTTCATATCATAATAGCTCTCAAACACCATTCTCCTTGCCACTACCTCTAATTCTGCCATCACTTTCGCATACTCATTGATGCTTTCACTGTATCAACCAACATACGCATGAAGTAGTATGCATGAGCATGTGTCACCTATAACAATTTCATTGTTTTCTCAAACTTGATTCACTTATTtcagatttaaaaaataattgaaactaAATTTGGCACAATACTAATTAAACTCAGAATTTTACTATTCGGTCAAACTTGATTTACtctttttttgtaacaaaaataaaattaaatttgaccAAAC contains:
- the LOC112695974 gene encoding probable 2-oxoglutarate-dependent dioxygenase AOP1, encoding MGSERGSPFYVVDLRDENMKAGSEAWRSACRVVRTALEEHGCFVARFDKVSHELCNSVVTSLKQLFSLPLELKKQKTNDKPLHGYIGSVPWLPLYESIGIDNPLSMDAVQNFAHFMWPHGNHTFCESINEYAKVMAELEVVARRMVFESYYDMKMERCESLIEETSEYVFRCLEYKPRSEGVDENVLGLEPHTDLSIISVLHPINNLNGLQVKTSHDSDDQEQWTAIEASPNSFVVMAGDALQVWSNGRIKSCLHRVEMKEKKARYATGIFSFCGNILEIPEEIMVDEQHPLRYKPAFHHYDYLRFFDQHRIRQPQTRINAYCGI